In the Natrinema sp. CBA1119 genome, CGCTGTGTCTCCGTCGACCGCACAGTCACACATCGAACTGGACTCGTTTCGCAGCGGTTCCCGAACGACACTGGCGAAGCCGGTCGCACCGCCGACCGCCGCGAGGACCGTCACCAGCGATAGCGGATCACGGATCGTTCCGCCCTCGAGCGTGACGTAGCCGATGAGCCAGACGCCGAGCGCACACGCGACGACGATTCCGATCGAGACCCTGGTCGCGGCTCGCCAGCGAACGTCCGGCGAGATGTCCCGACTGGCCAGCCAATAGCCGCCGGTGGCCAGCCCGGTCGGCACGAGCAGCGAGACGAACAGTTCGAACGCGACGACCGGCTGTGAAACCGGCGTCTCGAGCGTCTGAACGATTCCGGCGACCGCGAGCGCGAGCCCCATTGCGACGATTACGGCGGTCGATTCCCCCCATCCCTCCCACTCGGACTGCGCGGGGGTGGCAAGACGCATACCTCTCGGTTCCAGAGACGGTCATATAAAATGGATTGGTTAGAAAACGACACGTCTTCCGAATCGAACGTGACTGGGGCTACAGATCGACGGCCATCATCACCTCGTCGACGTAGTGGCCGTTGAGTTTGTAGTGGTCCTCGCGGACCGCTTCGGTCTCCCAGTCGTGCATCTCGAGGAACGCGATCGCCTCCTCGTTGGTCGACGGCACGCTCTGGTAGACCCGTTCGTAACCGTTGGAGCCGGCCCACTCGAGGCCGCGCGAGAGGAGGTGGGAGCCGATACCGTGGTCGCGGTACTCCTCGAGGACGCCGACGGTGAGTTCGGCGGTGTGGCTCAGCTTCTCTAACTCCGGTGCGTGAAGGTGGACCCAGCCGACGACCTCGTCGTCGACCGTGGCGACGAAAAACATCCGGGACTGGAGTTCGTTGTGTCGGAGCAACGCGTTCTCGTGGTCGATCTCGTCGGCGACGCTTTCCGCCTCGATGTACGTTTTCTCCTCGGCGACCTGCCGGATCGCGCCGACGATCCCCGTCAGGTCCTCCTGGCGCGCCGGTCGGATGTGAAACTCGAGCGTTTCGGAGACGTACTCCTCTTCCGCCCCCGCGTTGATCGTGACTCTGAGCGTGCCGTCTTCCTCCTCGATTCGGCCGTCTCGCTTGAGGATCGCGATGTGGTGGCGGAAGCCGCCGGGATCGATACCCAACTGGTCTCGAGTCTCTTCGGGATCGACCGCTCCGCGGCGCTCGACGTACTCGTATATCTCTTTGCGGTCCGCGTGGCCGAACTCGAGCGCGTCAGTCGTCGCCATGATGGTTGGTACCACAAACCGCCACTTAACATTTGGCCGGCCGATCGGGAGCGACTCGATTCACCACTGGTATCACGTACAGCCGCGAGCGGTCTCGAAACGGTCTGTTCCGGCCCGGCCATATGAGTGCCTTCATATTTGAGTATAATTCATCTAGTAAAAATATATATTTACTGTGAGATAATTGTATCCAGCCAGGATCCATGAACCACTCACGGCGGCAGTACTTGAAAACGGCGGCGGCATCGGCGATGATCGGCGCGGGATCGATGCGTTCGCTCGTCGGGTCGGCGGTGGCGCAGTCCGGTGCCGCACAGTACGGACTCAACGACGGGTTCGCGGACACCTCGTGGCTCGAGAACGAGAACGTACAGGTAATCCGGGTTACGGAGCCGACCCGGAGCGCGGTCGCGGACGCGTTCCAGATGAGCGGCCCGCGCCTCGTCGTCTTCGAGACCAGCGGGACGATCGATCTCGGAAACAATAATCTGGCGATCACGGAGGACAACTGCTGGATGGCCGGCCAGACTGCACCCTCACCCGGGATCACGTTTATCAAAGGTGCCGTCCAGATCGGGGCTAACGACTGCGTCGTCCAGCACATCCGGTCTCGGATCGGCCCCGGCAACGGCTCGATCCAGGGCAACGACGCGTTCAACACCCAGGACGGCACGCAGAACAACGTCGTCGACCACGTGACGGCCTCGTGGGGTGTCGACGAGTGTCTCTCCGTCGGCTACGATACACAGAATACCACGGTCATCAACTCGCTGATCTACGAGGGGCTGTGGAACCCCTACGGCAACGAGGGCGACCACAACTACGGCACGCTCGTCGGCGACGGCGCGTCGAACGTGACGCTGGCAGGCAACGTCTGGGCGAAGTGTCGCGGCCGCCTCCCGCGGCTCAAGGGCGACACGAGCTCGGTCGTCGTCAACAATCTCACCTACTTCTTCGATGAGTCGGCGAACGCCGATAGCTCCGCCACCACGAGCTTCGTCAGCAACGTCTACACGGGAATGAACGATACCAGCGACCCGATTCTCGAGGGGACGCCTACGGCCTACCACCGGGACAACGTGACGGCCGATCCGGCGCTCGACGGCCAGTCGTTCGCGGAGGTCCCGAGCACGGGTTCGCCGCCGCTGTGGCCCAGCGGCCTCTCCGAACTGCCCGCGGGCGACGTCGAAAGTCACAACCTCGCGAACGCGGGCGCACGGCCGGCCGACCGGACCGGCAGCGATCAGCGGATCATCCAGGAGATCAGTGATCGCGCCGGCAACGATCGTCTCGATTCGCCCTACGATTACTGGGTCGGTCACCACGACGAGGTCGGCGGCTATCCGTCTCTCACGGTGAACACGCACTCGCTGTCGGTCCCTGACAGCGGCCTGCGCGATTGGCTGGCGGAGTGGGCGAGCGCCGTCGAGAGCGGCGGCTCGCCGCCTGGATCCGGCGATGGCGACGACGGGAGCGCGAGCGGCCCGATCGCGACGGGCATCTACGAAATCGTCAACGTCCACAGCGGCCAGCTACTCGAGGTGGCGAACGCCTCGACGGCCGACGGTGCGAACGTCCAACAGTGGCCCGACACCGGCGGTGCCAACCAGCGCTGGACGTTCCGATCAGTCTGAGACCGATCGCCCTTAAGACGGCAACTGGTACAGCCGGAGGGCCTTCCACTGGAAGCTCCTCGACTCGGACGCGTGAGACGCCTCCGCTATGGAGGCACCAGCCATGGTATGCATCTCACGCATCCTATGATCGGCACAAACGTGGTGGTTGCTGGCTGTGCGCTCGCTCTCGCGGTCGCGATCGGTCTGGTGGCCCACGAGTGGGCACACGCGACGGTGCTTCGACTCGCTCGCGTCGAGTACTCCGTCTCCTATTTCCCCGGCCGCCCCGACGGGATCGTCGCGCTGGTAACGACCCGTCCGTGGGCCGCCGTCTATCCTCGGCCGACCGGGAACGAATCGCCGTGGGCGCTGCGCCTCGCTGCACTCGCACCCGCCCTCCTCGCGATTCCGGCTTTCGGACTGGCCGCCGCCGGCTACGTGACGAGCGACACGCCGATAGTCGCCGCCGCGACCATCGGCTGGCTCGCCTGCGCGCTTCCCAGCCCGCAGGACTTTTCGGTCGCGTTCCACGTCCACCGGCTCCTCGAGCGGTCCCGTGAAACGAACGCGATTGCACCGCCCCGCGCCGATTGACGGTCGTCACTCGACTATCGCGCTCGGAGAACACCGGAGCGCTATCGGCGGAACGTCCTCACCGAGACGGTATCGGCGGAACGTCCCCGCCAAGGCGCTATCGGCGGAACACGCCGGTCGACCACGCGTGTATTCCCGTCACGGTGGCAAACGCGACGAGAACGAGTCCCGCACCGACGAGTCCGGAAACCGGAACGATCCCCGCCGCGATCATCCCGAGAAGCAGGCCACAGAGGGCGATTGTCGCCGCGTACCGTCGCGGCCACCGTTCGGATGACAGGGCCTGATGTGGGGGCTCGAGATAGGGACGCAGCCGTGCCACGAGTGGCGTTGGCTCGACCCAACCGCGGTCTTTGTCGTACGTGACGATTCCGTGATTGTCGAGTTTCGGCAGGTGAGATTGATACAGCGAAATGTAGACCCGCTGGCGCTCGTTGGAACTCAGGTTTTCGATGGCTGTCTCTTGCTCCCAGGCGGCGACCTGTTCAGAGAGGTCTCGCAACCGGACCCGTCCACCCTCTTCGTGGAGGTACCGGAGCACGTCCCGACGGCGCTTCGTCTGCAGAAGGTGATAAATATCGTCGAGTGAGAGATCAGCCGGACCGTCGACGGCATCGGATGCGTGCGGTGATTTACTGACGGCATCCGTCTGGCTGCGTTCGACCACTCGAATTCACGACTGACAGTATTATCGTTCAACAGATAAAACTATTCACTCGTTGACCCGCAGGATCGGTCGTTCGGCGACGGAAACAGTGTACGGGTCGTGAGACGACCCGTCACGGATCCGGTACCAGCGCGGTCACACAGCCACGAATGACCGCGCGTCGTAATTGAGCACGGGTGATCTACCGGCGTCACAGCGCTTGTCGGTGTTTCGGCCGGTCGGCATCACGCCGACACCCTAGTGTCTCTCTGTCCAATATTAAAGCTATCTATTGAGACAAATACACTGATAGGCAGTTCAGAATAAAACTATAACGAGAAATAAGGGCATGGTTTGGATACAACGGCAATACTTTCGGTACGGGATGATGAATTCACCGCAGTCGTATACTCGAGCAACGAGCGGACCAATTAGGGATCTATCTCCATCGGTGCAGTTCGCTCGGACAGTTCCGCGCTGACGAGGGCGGCGTGACTCCGCCGGAGTCGTTCCGAGAGCGCCTGATGTGAGACGTCGAGCTCCGCGGCCAACTCCTTGAGCGTCACCCCCCTCGGGATGTCGAAGTAGCCGAGTTCGTGCGCCTTGCAGATCGTCTCGTACTGCGTTTCGGTCAGGGGTGTTTGCGCGCTCGCGAGATCGTCGATACCGCTAATTCGGGTGACGACGGCCTGGTACTCGTATTGCTCGAACAACTCGTGACACGTCGACACCGATTCCCGATCGTCGAACAGTAACTTCAGCATCCACCGCCCGTTCGCTCCTCGAGCCGTCAGGATCGCGCCGTCGGTCTCGGTGACGATCTGTTCGAGCAGTTTCACGTCGTCTCCGAACTCGAGTCGGAACAACCAGCGATCGTTCTGCCCGGGCGTCACTCCGTCGTCCGCCGCGGACTCGTCAGCGTCGTCGGCGATGGTCGCGATCACGTCGACCGACGGATCCGCCTCGAGCGCCTGCTCGACCGTCTCGCGGTCCGGGCCGTTCGTCCAGACGAGCGGCGACGACCCACCGATCATCCCGCCGACCTGAAACTCGAACGTCGACACTCGATCGAACGTCCGGGCGAAGCCGAGTCGCGCAGCCGGAATCTCGAGTTCGACGACTGTGGTCATCACCGAAGTCCACCACGAAGACGTATAGACGGGTTTGGTTTCCGGTAGCCTTTCCCGCCACCCAATTCCGATGACTATCGCTTCCGTCGGACTCTCCAGTCCGCTAATTAGTTGCTGTTGTGGGGGATCCGCGTGTATTCAGTCGATTTCACAATCGTCACGCCCGATTCGCGAGACGAGGACCACCGCCTCAGTGCCGAATTTTCGGGCCGATGAAACGGCCGAACGGGATCGAGGCGGATTCCGAGAGCGTTCTCAGTTCCTGTAATTCCCGGGTAGCTACAAGTATCACGGCACCGTTGTTTCACCCGGCCAACGGGAAACTCTGGCCGACAGGGAATGCAGGCCGTTCGGCGTTATTCTTCACGTGAGGCGCGTTCTACCGTCGAAGCCGTGCAATAGGAGTGTCTCCGTCGCAATCGAACTCGACCAGTCCGTCCGACTCGAGATCGGTTACTATCCCCTCGAGCCACTCCCGTCCGTACTCGCCGTCGGGAGTGTAGTCGACGCGGACGCGGTGACCGAGGGTATCCACGTCAAGTTCGTCGTACTCCCGGAGCGTGGCGATTACGCGGCCGCGAAACTGCCGGCGGCTCCCCTCGAAACTCGGCTGCGTGGGCACGTCGGGTGCGGTAAAGTCACCGCTCGCGTAGGCCCCGCACCACTCGCGCCACGGACAGCCCGCCTCGTCACAGCGGGGCGTCTGCTCGCAGGCGACGCCGCCGAGTTCCATGATCGCGTTGTTCCAGACTCGAGACCGATCATCGGGCATGAGTTCGCTCGCGGCCTCCTCGAAGGCCGCGTCGTCGTCCGGGACGTCGAAGGCCCGATAGAGGACGCGTTTGACGTTCGTGTCGACGACGGCGTCGCCGTTGTTAAAGGCGAAGCTCGCGACCGCGTTGGCGGTGTACGGACCGACGCCCATCAGCTCCTGGAGTTCCTCGGGCGTTTCGGGGAAGTCGCCGTCGTACTCCTCCTCGACCTGCCCGGCGGCCTCGTGGAGGTACTTCGCTCGGTTGTTGTACCCGAGACTGTGGTCCGTCCAGAAACCCACGACCTCGGCGCGATCGGCGGCCGCCAGCTCGGCGGTCGTCGGCCAGCGCTCGAGAAATTCCTCCCAGGCCTCGACGACGCGGCCCAGTTGGGTCTGCTGGCTCATCACCTCGCTGACGAGGATCTCGTAGGGATCGTCGGTCCGCCGCCACGGGAAGTCGCGGTGGTCGTCCTCGTACCACCCGATCAGCGCCTCGCGAACGACCGTCGGATCGTCGGGCAACGCCCACTCCTGGGCCTCGGCTGTCATCGACGGGGGTTACACCGTCGGCTGTAAGTCAGTGTCGCAATTCGCTTGCCCACCCTCGGCAAATTCGCAACCGGGTCGGTCAACAATCGCGGGACGCGATGTCGTATCGGTGAGAGCCCGACGCCGGAACCGCCCGAATATTTTTCTCACTCTGATACGATAGTCGGGGGCGATGAATTCCCAGTCGCTCGGCCCGACACTGATCGGTATCGGTTTCGCAGTGATCGTCGCTCCGTTCGTCGTCCTGTTCTTTCTGGCGATCGGCCCCGCCGGATGGGTGCTCATCGGTGGGTCGCTCATCGTGATCGGGATCGCGGTCTCTCTGCGTGACGCTTCCGGGTACGACGATGGCGACCATCTCGAGCGGACGAACTGCGTCGACTGCGGTGCGCGAATCGATGCCGACGCCGACGCCTGTGACCACTGCGGAGCCGTCCGCTGAGTCAACGGGCGAGTTCGGGATGCCAGTTCCCGGGTCGAAGCGACCGCGAAAGGTCTATCCGACGCGCTCGAGTCCCTCCCCTATGAGCCTCGATGATCTCAACGACGAACTGACGGACTCCTACACCGGTATCGGCGACGACCTCACCGTCTCGCTGGATCGCGAAACGCGCAACGAACTCGCACTGCTCGAGACAGCCCTCGAACCCGAGGAGACGGACGAACTGGTTCGCCGGGCGATCCACATGCTCTTTCAGTCGACCGTCGACACCGGGAAACTCGACTTCCAGCTGCGGTCGGCCTACGACGTGACCTACGACGAATATCTCTCCGGAATGACGTTCGAGGAGATGACTGGTGCGGATCAGTATCCATCGATGGACGACGAGCGACGCTACCAGTTCTGACGGCCGTATCCCGCTTGCGACCGATTTCCGCTCTGCGATACCTGTTCGAGGTGTATTACTATGCGTTCTAGTCCCATTGTATTATTCAACCGTCATAATAGGCGAGCTTATACACGTCCAGTTCTTCGATTTGTGTATGGCAATAAGTCAACATTCGCTCGAAACCGAATATCACTGTCCGGACTGTTCGGGGACACTCGCGACTCGCTACGACTCGCTCGCTTGTGACGATTGCGGCTACACGCCGCGTCACGGCGCTGACTAAAGCGATCACTGCTGTCGAGAGAATCGAACCGAAAACCGACCGCCGACCGCTTTTTCCCGTGTCGCTTCGTTGCTCAAGCGTCGCCGCGTCCCGATCGTTGTACCGGGTTCCCGGCGCAACTGCGACCGTCCGACGATTGCACCGTCACCGACTGACAGCAGTCCGTCTCAGTCGTCGATCGGCGCTGCGCTCGAGAGCGCTTCGTCGATGTCGGCCTCGGCCATCTTTTCGACTAAGGCGTCGATCACTTCCTCGCGCTTGCCGGTGACGAACTTGATCGAGCCGACGACGAGGTGGCCGCCGCCGGAGACGCCGCCGCCCGCGATTTCGGCCTCGAGTTCCGAGACCATGTTCGGAATGTCCAGTCGAACGCCATCGGAGCGCAGGACGGCGAAGTCCGGGCCGTAGCCGACCGTGATGACCGGGTCGCCGGTCTCCTCGATCTTGCGGTCGTGAATCTCACCGGTGGTCTTCCCCGGCGCGGGGTAGGTAAAGCGGTGGGCGTAGTTCTCGACGTCGATCCGGTAGAGGTGGGCTCCGTTTGCGAGCGTCTCGTGCTCGAGATGGGGCATCGCGGCGTCGAGTTGCTCGTCGACTTCCTCGCGGCCGCGATCGGCGAAGAAATCGACGAGGTCGCGGTGGCGCTGTTCATCGTCGCTGTCGACCTGCAGTAGGTCCTGAATCAGTTGGTCGCCGGAGTTATAGCGCAGCCAGAAGGCGGCGTAATCCAGCGCCTCGCTGACGTTCTGGAGACGGTCCTCGTCGTATCCCTCCTCGGCGGCGAGATCGATGTAGTCGTCCATCGCGTCGGCCTTCGATCGATCCGAGAGTCCGGCGACGGCAGGGACGTGGCGGAGTTCGTCGCCCAGATCGGGGTAGATCATCCGCGCGAGTTCGACGCAGAGCATCCCCGTCGTGATTCGGTAGTCCTCGTCGTGGAGGTACGGATTGACGTGGGCGTCGAGCAGGTCCTCGACCGCGTCCGGATCGGGGTGGTGGTGGTCGACCGTGACGATCGGGATGTCGTAGTGGGCCAGCGTCTCGTAGGCTGGCACGTCCTCGGCCGTCGAGCCGTTGTCCAGCATGAGGAGGAGCGGCAGTTGCTGGCCGTGTTTCTCGCGGTCCTCGAGCGCGAAGTTCAGGTCCCGCGTGGCGTCTTCCATCTCGTAGAAGGGGGCCTTCGCGGGGAGGCGCTTGATGAGGTGGCGCGGCGCGTTCTCGTCCTCGTGAACCTCGGCGATGAACCGCTGGAGCGCGATCTGGACGGGGACGGCGGCGCACATGCCGTCGCCGTCGGCGTGGTGGCGCACGCGGATCGGACGCCCCTCGAGCACCGTCCGGCGGAGCAGTCGGGCGACTTCCTCGAGGTCGGGCCGAAGTTTCTCGAACGCCGGCCAGTCGATCAGCGGGTCGACGTCGTGGGGTTCAGCGCGGGCTTCGAGGGCGACCTCGAGGCGGTCGCGAGCCTCGGCGGCGTCTTCGTCCTCGAGTTTCGAGAGGCCGTCGACCTCGATCTGGACCGAGCCTTCGCGGTGTTCCGGCGTTCCCGTCACGCGGACGACGTCGCCGACTTCGATAGTGGGGTAGGCGCGGACGCCGGCCTCCTCGAAGGCGGCGCAGGGAACGACGCCGTTCTCGTCGGCGACGTGGAAAATCGTCGGCCCGCCGGTCTGCTTGACCTGCGTCACGACGCCCTCGAGGTGGATCTGTTCGCCCACGGTCGCCTCGAGACGGTCGGTTCCGGTTAGGGAGTAGTCGTGAGAGACCGTCTCGAGCGCGTAGTCGTCGATGTCGACCGGTTCGAAGGCGAGGTCGCCGTTCTCGCGGATGCTTTCGAGTTTGACGACGAGTTCGTCGCCGACGCCGTAGGTCCCCTCGAGAACTGATTCGTGGACGAGTCCGGAGACTGAGTCGGAGAGATCGACGAAGACGCCGTAGTCGACGATGCCGTTGATCTCGGCGAGATAGGAGCGACCGGTCTCAACGTCGTCAGCGGTACAATCGGGAGCGAGATCGTAAACGACGGAATCCCCGTCGTCTGCGCCGGGTTCCCCGGCGGAGTCACGCGTCATCTTGAGTCGAAGTTTGGGGGTGGTCGCGTATAACCCTTGTCAAGAGGGGATGTCGTCTCGAGTCGGTCACTGAGCGCGACGGCTCCTACGACGTGGAGAGTGCGGCGGTCTGTGAGAACGAGGACGGTGAGGACGTGATGCGAGCCGAGATCGACGGTCTCATTCCGAAAGATGCGATTTCGGCCGACGAATAGGGGTATACTGGTGGGTCAAGGCGAACCCGCGCATCGGAACGTTTAGCAACCGCAAGGCCGCAGGGGGGAGTATGGGGCTGTTCGACGCGCTGTTCCGCTCGAGCGAGATCCTCGGTATCGCCGAGGAGACCCTCGAGTTCGCCCTCGAGTCCTCGGAGGCGTCCCACCCGAACGAATACATGGGGTTTCTCCGGGGGACCGAGGCCGAGCGCCTGGACCTGGATCGGGAGGGCCTCGTCATCACGGATATCCTCGTGGTGCCCGGCACCGAGTCCAACAGCGTCAGCGCGACCGTCAAGACGAACCAGATTCCCAACGACGTGAAGGCGCTGGGGAGCATCCACTCCCACCCGAACGGCGTTATCAGCCCGAGCAACGCGGATCTGGACACGTTCGGTCGCGGGAGCGTCCACGTCATCATCGGTGCGCCCTACCGCCGAACGGACTGGAAGGCGTTCGATTCGCAGGGCAAGCCGACGCAACTCACAGTAATCGACGTCGACCTGCCCGAGACCGAGGACTTCTTCGATTTCACGCAGGCGGATATCGACGAGGAACTTCGACGATGAGACCCGCTATACTCGAGACGATGCTATCAGTGACTACCGCACCGATTACGACGGGATCGACACGGAAGGCGCCCGCCGCCGAACGGGGGGCGATGGGGCGATGACGCGGACGGTCATCGCCCAGGGAACGTTCGACATCCTCCATCCCGGCCACATCCACTACCTCGAGACGGCCGCCGCGATGGGCGACGAGCTGTACGTCATCGTCGCCCGCAAGACGAACGTCGACCACAAGGAGGCGCCGATCTGCCCCGCGACGCAACGGCGGGACGTCGTCGGCGCGCTCGAGGCCGTCGACGAAGCGATACTCGGCCACGAGGAGGACATCTTCGTCCCGATCGAAGAAATCGATCCCGACGTGATCGCGCTCGGCCACGACCAGCACCACGATGACGAGGCCATCGCGGCCGAACTCGAGCGCCGCGGGATCGGCTGTTCGGTCCGCCGGGCGAGCGCGCTGGAATCGACCGACGACGAGCAACTGCTCTCGACTCGGCTGATCATCGATCGGATCCTCGAACGACGCGCGTAAGTGGTCGCTCGGGCGGAATCAGCCGTCCGATCGACCGGAATTGGCCGTCCGATCGACCGGAATTGGCTGTCCGATCGACCGGAGACGGCCGTCTCGAGTTGCGTCCGGTGGGCCGATCCCGTTCAGTTTTCGAGGACGACCGGCGGCGGGAGCCGGAGCGAATCGACCGTGTGTCCCGTCTCCACGAAGTGTTCGATCGCATTTTCCGAGACCTCCGCTTCGGTGTAGCCGTCGTCGGTGCTGATTTGCCAGTCACACTCGAGGCAGTACTTTCTCATCGGTCTAGCTGGTAATCGATCACAAAGGCGGGAAAGACTCGTGCAGGAAATCGAAGGGAGTGGTGTCGCGAAACCGTCGCCCGGAAGCGGGTGAGTCGATACGGCCGGCCGGGAACGCTTGCCGATCAGTCCTCTTTGACGCCGGGGTTGGTCACGGCACCGTTGGCGGCCGAGCCGAAGTCGCGACCGAACTTCGCCAGGACGCCGGTCTCGTAGTTGGGGTCGGGTCGGTCCCACTCCTCGCGGCGTGCCTCGAGTTCCTCGTCGCTGACGTCGACCGCGAGGGTTCGCTCGGCGATGTCGATGGTGATCACGTCGCCGTCCTCGATGAGACCGATGGGGCCGCCGGCGAACGCCTCGGGGGCGACGTGGCCGATCGAGAATCCGCGCGTCGCGCCGGAGAAGCGCCCGTCGGTGATGAGCGCGACGTCCTCGGCGTGGCCCTGACCGGCGACCGCGCTCGTGACGCCAAGCATCTCACGCATTCCGGGCCCGCCCTGTGGCCCCTCGTTGCGGATGACGATCACGTCGCCGCTCTCGACGCGTCCCTCTTGGACATACGCCATGGCGTTTTCCTCGTCCTCGAAGACGCGGACGGGTCCTTCGTGGTGGAGCTCGTCGTCGCCCGTGACCTTGAGGACCGAGCCGCCGGGCGCGAGGTTCCCCGTCAGGATCCGAATGGCACCCTGCTCGTCCTTCGGCTCGTCGACGGTGTAGAGGAAGTCGGCGTCGATATCTTCGATCGCCGGCGGGTCGAGCGCCTCGAGTTCCTCGCCGATCGTGTTCCC is a window encoding:
- a CDS encoding Mov34/MPN/PAD-1 family protein, translating into MGLFDALFRSSEILGIAEETLEFALESSEASHPNEYMGFLRGTEAERLDLDREGLVITDILVVPGTESNSVSATVKTNQIPNDVKALGSIHSHPNGVISPSNADLDTFGRGSVHVIIGAPYRRTDWKAFDSQGKPTQLTVIDVDLPETEDFFDFTQADIDEELRR
- a CDS encoding A/G-specific adenine glycosylase produces the protein MTAEAQEWALPDDPTVVREALIGWYEDDHRDFPWRRTDDPYEILVSEVMSQQTQLGRVVEAWEEFLERWPTTAELAAADRAEVVGFWTDHSLGYNNRAKYLHEAAGQVEEEYDGDFPETPEELQELMGVGPYTANAVASFAFNNGDAVVDTNVKRVLYRAFDVPDDDAAFEEAASELMPDDRSRVWNNAIMELGGVACEQTPRCDEAGCPWREWCGAYASGDFTAPDVPTQPSFEGSRRQFRGRVIATLREYDELDVDTLGHRVRVDYTPDGEYGREWLEGIVTDLESDGLVEFDCDGDTPIARLRR
- a CDS encoding DHH family phosphoesterase, whose protein sequence is MTRDSAGEPGADDGDSVVYDLAPDCTADDVETGRSYLAEINGIVDYGVFVDLSDSVSGLVHESVLEGTYGVGDELVVKLESIRENGDLAFEPVDIDDYALETVSHDYSLTGTDRLEATVGEQIHLEGVVTQVKQTGGPTIFHVADENGVVPCAAFEEAGVRAYPTIEVGDVVRVTGTPEHREGSVQIEVDGLSKLEDEDAAEARDRLEVALEARAEPHDVDPLIDWPAFEKLRPDLEEVARLLRRTVLEGRPIRVRHHADGDGMCAAVPVQIALQRFIAEVHEDENAPRHLIKRLPAKAPFYEMEDATRDLNFALEDREKHGQQLPLLLMLDNGSTAEDVPAYETLAHYDIPIVTVDHHHPDPDAVEDLLDAHVNPYLHDEDYRITTGMLCVELARMIYPDLGDELRHVPAVAGLSDRSKADAMDDYIDLAAEEGYDEDRLQNVSEALDYAAFWLRYNSGDQLIQDLLQVDSDDEQRHRDLVDFFADRGREEVDEQLDAAMPHLEHETLANGAHLYRIDVENYAHRFTYPAPGKTTGEIHDRKIEETGDPVITVGYGPDFAVLRSDGVRLDIPNMVSELEAEIAGGGVSGGGHLVVGSIKFVTGKREEVIDALVEKMAEADIDEALSSAAPIDD
- a CDS encoding GNAT family N-acetyltransferase, yielding MATTDALEFGHADRKEIYEYVERRGAVDPEETRDQLGIDPGGFRHHIAILKRDGRIEEEDGTLRVTINAGAEEEYVSETLEFHIRPARQEDLTGIVGAIRQVAEEKTYIEAESVADEIDHENALLRHNELQSRMFFVATVDDEVVGWVHLHAPELEKLSHTAELTVGVLEEYRDHGIGSHLLSRGLEWAGSNGYERVYQSVPSTNEEAIAFLEMHDWETEAVREDHYKLNGHYVDEVMMAVDL
- a CDS encoding helix-turn-helix domain-containing protein; its protein translation is MTTVVELEIPAARLGFARTFDRVSTFEFQVGGMIGGSSPLVWTNGPDRETVEQALEADPSVDVIATIADDADESAADDGVTPGQNDRWLFRLEFGDDVKLLEQIVTETDGAILTARGANGRWMLKLLFDDRESVSTCHELFEQYEYQAVVTRISGIDDLASAQTPLTETQYETICKAHELGYFDIPRGVTLKELAAELDVSHQALSERLRRSHAALVSAELSERTAPMEIDP
- a CDS encoding RICIN domain-containing protein, giving the protein MIGAGSMRSLVGSAVAQSGAAQYGLNDGFADTSWLENENVQVIRVTEPTRSAVADAFQMSGPRLVVFETSGTIDLGNNNLAITEDNCWMAGQTAPSPGITFIKGAVQIGANDCVVQHIRSRIGPGNGSIQGNDAFNTQDGTQNNVVDHVTASWGVDECLSVGYDTQNTTVINSLIYEGLWNPYGNEGDHNYGTLVGDGASNVTLAGNVWAKCRGRLPRLKGDTSSVVVNNLTYFFDESANADSSATTSFVSNVYTGMNDTSDPILEGTPTAYHRDNVTADPALDGQSFAEVPSTGSPPLWPSGLSELPAGDVESHNLANAGARPADRTGSDQRIIQEISDRAGNDRLDSPYDYWVGHHDEVGGYPSLTVNTHSLSVPDSGLRDWLAEWASAVESGGSPPGSGDGDDGSASGPIATGIYEIVNVHSGQLLEVANASTADGANVQQWPDTGGANQRWTFRSV
- a CDS encoding adenylyltransferase/cytidyltransferase family protein, yielding MTRTVIAQGTFDILHPGHIHYLETAAAMGDELYVIVARKTNVDHKEAPICPATQRRDVVGALEAVDEAILGHEEDIFVPIEEIDPDVIALGHDQHHDDEAIAAELERRGIGCSVRRASALESTDDEQLLSTRLIIDRILERRA